The segment TCCAGGAAGCAACTGAATTCTGGGGCGGGATTGACGGGATTATGAATGACATACACAGTTTCCGCTTAGATGCTAATTTTTATGTGATTGATAATAGCGGCACCCTTATTGATAGAGATATTTCAGAAATTGTTAATTTGAGAGATGCTCTTCGGGTAGGCTTTTTTGAATTGCCTAGCGGCAGTAACTTAGAAATGAGCTTTTTGTTCTGCGGGGTATCGGAAGAGAACCTTTCAGAAGTTCTTCCGTGTCTTTCCGAAGAATTGGGAATCTACCAATTATTCAATGCACCAATAGACATAGTCATTTCTCCTGCGCCTATTCCCACTGCTGAAGACGGGGATCCTAGCTGGATTTGGCATGAACAAGAATGGGGCGAGTTATAATTTAGAACAATAGTGTTGAATAAAATTCTCTTAAAGCCCGGGCCAAAAACCCGGGCTTTTTTGTTTGTTGACTGTTCTAATGAATAAAATAATCAAGCGGTGATCCTAAGTGGGAGTGGAATGACGAAATAGAGTGGTAGAATAGAGTAGTAGATAAAGTAAACTATAAATAGCTTGCAAACCGCAGGTTACAGGTTAAAAGCCCGGGAGAACTCCCCGGGTTTTTTTATTCACTAATACCCACACACACCTCGTAGGTGTATATGGGTTTTGTATAGGATTTTTGTATACACCTACGAGGTGTATGCGGGTAAGAACATAAATGATTAAGTCTTATAATAAAAATAGACAAGTTGGTTTATTTGTTGTATATTAAATACTGCGTAACTGGGATATATTTATGAAACAAAAAAGGACAACCATCATTGCTATAGCCAATCAGAAAGGTGGCTGCGGGAAAACCACAACAGCCATAAACTTAAGCGCCTGTATTGCCGAGAAAGAACGGAAGGTCTTGTTGATTGACCTTGACCCTCAGGCGCATGCTACTGTTGGTTTAGGCATAGAATCGCATAAATTGGAAAAATCAATGTATGAGGTTCTGGTTAAACCTGCTGTTGGTTTCAGGGAGGCAGTAATTAGCACCCCATTTTCTAATTTAGACATTGCGCCTTCCAGTCTTAGCCTGTCAGGAGCCGAGATAGAATTAGTAAATATTATCGGCCGGGAAAATTTACTCAAAGACAGCCTGTGCAGCGGTAATTTTGCTGAACAATATCAGTATGTCCTGATTGATTGTCCCCCGGCCCTGAGTCTTTTAACAGTGAATGCGTTCACGTCAGCCGATTATGTCCTTATCCCGGTGCAGACGCATTATTT is part of the Candidatus Omnitrophota bacterium genome and harbors:
- a CDS encoding AAA family ATPase — encoded protein: MKQKRTTIIAIANQKGGCGKTTTAINLSACIAEKERKVLLIDLDPQAHATVGLGIESHKLEKSMYEVLVKPAVGFREAVISTPFSNLDIAPSSLSLSGAEIELVNIIGRENLLKDSLCSGNFAEQYQYVLIDCPPALSLLTVNAFTSADYVLIPVQTHYFPLEGMKQLLNTIEIVKSRLNHHLEILGILPALFDKRTNIGKEILEGIREYFKNKVFNSVINMNVTLVEASSAGRPITVYDRKSTGAKDYRDLCGEIFNIVE